The Vespula pensylvanica isolate Volc-1 chromosome 20, ASM1446617v1, whole genome shotgun sequence DNA window CAAGTTTTCCGAGGAACGACGATGATGAAACGAacgacgtttctctttttgaatTCTCCGTCCTGTTCATTTTCTTACTGGAAAACGAGAAACGTTATTAGAAAGCGTTAGAAGGCTTCGATGAGTGGTTGGCATTCAGTACGTCGTAGCGCATATTTATAGCTATAGGTTAAAACAGTTTGTACGTTTCAGCAAATATACGttatatgagaaaaagagaaaagaaaggaaaaagaataaaataaaaatgagaggaAGCTAGCTTTACCAAGATAAATATGATTAGCAAGGACGAAAAGTTGCTTTCTCGAAGCGTTCGGTTCGCTCCTCGAACGACGACTGAACCGTACGGTtcgctagaaaaaaaaaatcatcctTCTGCATTATTAATACTAAAGAAATGTAACGTCGCTTTCGACGATTGCTTTATCGTTccaattttcaacgatttcgcTCGGTCTGATATCGCGTGTCTCAAAACGGCCGATTTTCTTTCCGTACAATTGCAACAGCTTAGACGTTAAAGTTTACTCGGAATTACGGagtcttcgatcgatcgttgaaataaGTAGTCTTATTTTCGAGTCGAGCCGCGAAACGGTAAGTGCAAGTATTGAGATAAGTTTGCGACGCAAGCGCGAGCGAAACTCGTTCGGTATactctaaagaaagaaagatgagtaGGGAGTTAGCCTTTCGTAATCATCGATATAAATCCGATGTTGACTACGTGGTGAAAGTGGCGAAAACACTATTGACGCCGATTGGTATCTGGCCGCTCTATCGAAGTGATAGCTTGTCTGACAAGATTAAAATGTATGCTCAAATCAGCCTGGTCTTTAGCCTGATGTGTTGTCTTTTGATACCTCATTTGATCTATACGTATTTCGACGCGGAGAAGTTAACCAAAATGATGAAGGTCATCGCAGCCCAGGTCTTCAGTACGCTAGCGATCGTGAAATTTTGGACGGTGATtataaacagaaaagagaTTGGATATTGTTTGTTGGAAATGGAAAGGCAATACAAAGATGTCGAGTGCGAGGAGGATCGTTCTGTGATGGTGAAGAGCGCCAAGATCGGTAGACTCTTCACCATCGCTTATTTGAGTTTATCCTACGGCGGAGCTCTAccttatcatattattatgcCTTTGGTAGCCGATCCAATCGTAAAGGATGATAACACGACGATGTTACCTCTACCCTATCTCAGTGattacattttcttcgtcgttgatACTTCGCCCATTCTGGAGATCTTTTTCGTCGGTCAGATCTTTGTCAGTAGTCTTATACTCTCAACAAATTGTGGCGTTTACAGTCTAATCGCAAACTGCGTCATGCATGCCTGCTGTCTCTTCGAGGTCGTCCGTAGACAGATCGACACGATCTTTGAGTACGAAAACGAAAATCTGCGTAAGAGAATCTATAACATCGTTGATAATCATCTTCAAGCGATCAAGCAAGTTTTTACATTGctcttattcttcctttctagtcttctcttctctttaagTGAATCTTTGCGATAACGATCCATGTTGCAGGTACGCTGAGAAGATCGAACAGGCAATGAATATCGTATTTCTTTGCGAGATGGTTGGCTGTACCATTATCATATGTTTCCTCGAATTTGGAGTCCTTGTGGTAGGtaccagaaaaagaaaagaaaagaaaaaaaaaataatttcgcgaATTTACGTAGAGGAAGATTAAAATTACAGATAAGAAACTAATTCAATGATT harbors:
- the LOC122636176 gene encoding uncharacterized protein LOC122636176 translates to MSRELAFRNHRYKSDVDYVVKVAKTLLTPIGIWPLYRSDSLSDKIKMYAQISLVFSLMCCLLIPHLIYTYFDAEKLTKMMKVIAAQVFSTLAIVKFWTVIINRKEIGYCLLEMERQYKDVECEEDRSVMVKSAKIGRLFTIAYLSLSYGGALPYHIIMPLVADPIVKDDNTTMLPLPYLSDYIFFVVDTSPILEIFFVGQIFVSSLILSTNCGVYSLIANCVMHACCLFEVVRRQIDTIFEYENENLRKRIYNIVDNHLQAIKYAEKIEQAMNIVFLCEMVGCTIIICFLEFGVLVECIKLGNITFLSHLPYLSPYV